The stretch of DNA tctggcaacacctctggtggacattcctgcagtcagcatgccaattgaaaTCTCCCTCAAAATGTgagaaatctgtggcattgtgttgtgcgaCAAAACtgtacttgtgtaatgatcatgctgtttaatcagcttcttgataggccaaggtgaaatgctcactaacagggatgtaaaccaatttgtgcacaacatttgagagaaataagctttttttttgTGCGAATGGAcgtttctggattttttttatttcagctcatgaaaccaacacttacatgttgcgttgatatttttgctcagtgtagCTAGTGTACTGGAGACATGGTTGTTTTTAAGATGAAGCATTAGTTCATAGAGGCTATGTGGATGCAGTAATTGGAGTCTCAATGAACTGTGAGATTGAACCAAACAACATTAATGACAGTGAGGATCCTTCCTCTAAACCACAGGGtgtatattttgtgtgtgtgtgtatattttgtgtgtgtgtgtgtgtgtgtgtgtgtgtgtattttgtgtgtgtgtgtgtgtgtgtgtgtgtgtgttttttgtgtgtgtgtgtgtgtgtgtgtgtgtgtgtgtgtgtgtgtgtgtgtgtgtgtgtgtgtgtgtgtgtgtgtgtgtgtgtgtgtgtgtgtgtgtgtgtgtgtgtgtgtgtgtgtccttgcctGCTGTGGAAGTTGTAGATCTCAGGCATGTTTCCAAACAGGATGTCTTTCTTACTTTGCAGGATGGGGGGCAGGAGCCCTGAAAGGCCTgggttctccatctctcccctgtaTCCCTACGCGCATATACACACATCAGCATAGAGAAATCTCTGTAGTAATCCAGAAATGGTGAAACGCTGCTGTGTATCTTCTCACCAGCAGCACTGACAGCAGCTCCTCCACatagactctctctgtctcgattAGCTCCCTCATCACGTGACTGTGGAGACACAGGGCCTCATTAGTATTATGTCTGAACATAAGGAATCAGGAAGACTACAGAGGGATTATATAGAGGATGAGTAGACAGACCGTTTGAGAAGGTCTGGGCTATCCTCTCCCTCCAGGCTGGCGAGCAGGGAACTCCTATTCTCCTCGTAGTCATGCATCACCTCAATCTGAGACAGACAGGTCAAAACAGAGACAAGCAGGATTAACATCCTCAAATAACACAGATTAAAGAAGGAAATCCACCTCAAGCCTTTACGACTACCGAAAGATGACTAACTTTAATGTAAACATCATAGCTGTACTGTTGCCAAGGTGACATTCATAGTGAGGTGTGTGAACTGCGACAGCATTTAAAGTCATTTCTCCACTGTGGTTATTCACTTTTTTTATGTCTCCACGTTTACGTCATCCTTTTCTCCATCTCACCTTTCTGGAGCCGGGGCTTTTCCGTGACGTCCTCTTCCCAGGAAGTGATAGATCGAAGGAGAACTTCAAACCGTCGACCCCTGCAAAAGATGACCTCTCAGCTGAAGTTGATAATGATGTACGTTTCTGTGTTTTTATAAAACACAAGACCTGTCTGGATAACATGTTAATAATGATGATAAAACACAAGACCTGTCTGGATAAtatgttaataatgacctgtctgGATAACATGTTAATAATGATGATAAAACACAAGACCTGTCTGGATAAcatgttaataatgacctgtctgGATAACATGTTAATAATGATGATAAAACACAAGACCTGTCTGGATAAcatgttaataatgacctgtctgGATAACATGTTAATAATGATGATAAAACACAAGACCTGTCTGGATAACATGTTAATAATGATGATAAAACACAAGACCTGTCTGGATAACATGTTAATAATGATGATAAAACACAAGACCTGTTTGGATAACATGTTAATAATGAGAATAGTATATGTCTCTATATGTCCTTTGATGAAGCCATGGCGATACAGCAGCTGACACTACCTAACACTACATTATCCAATAGAGCCATCACTACAAAGAGCAGTTGCTTGTGGCGATATGAGAATGTACAGTAGGTTTGGTCCTGTGGGACCTGGTTGTcctatcttttatttttatttttttaacctttatttaactaggaaagtcagttaagaacaaattcttatttacaatgacggccttgttcaggggcagaacagatgttttaccttgtcggctcagggattcgatctagcaaccttccggttactggcccaatgctctaaccactaggctacctgctgccctattATCCCTTAAGGACGGATTATACTGCTGGGCCAAAACAGGTAGATCTTTAACTCAGGTCGAGCACAAACACTGTGGGCTTCCTCATTACTGGATCCTGTAGTTGGCTGTTTTGAATACTTCACTGCAGGGCTGGAGGGACGTGTGTGAAGCCCTGGGCTGAGGACAGCTGGATGATGAAACATGTACTGTAAACCTCTCTAGCCAGAAGCAGTCAGCTATACAGTCTGATGCTGTTTAATCTACTGTGAGAAATGTCCTGAATCATCAAGTGCGTGAGTGTCCACTACCTCCTCTTACCATGTTTGGGGGAGAATAGTGGGGACTTGGAGCGGGGTGGGTTCTCCGGCCGGGGGGCCACCAGTTGAATGGGACGGACGTGTTTATCAGCCAGCTTCCTCAGACAGACCTGTCTGTTGTGGATCATCTCCTGCACCGCTGTGTGCTTCTCAAATGTCTTCCCTATCTGGACCTGTGGAGGATGAGGAAAGAAGTGTGGGGGGGCTTAGAGGATTTATATGGAGCCAGAACCTGCAGTGTGTAAGCAAAACAGTGTTCGCTAAATGGGCTTTTATAGTTATGTAATGTATTATGTGTATAGAAAGCCTTATGATGGATTATACACAGATGGTTCATGAGACGCATTACAGAGGGCTTTTCTCTTTAAACCATAGAGCTgtttgtgaatgagagacactggTTGgtgtttaacctgtctctctGGGGTGAGGACAGACTCAAACTCCACGGCCAGGAGGTCAGGTCCTGAGCTGAGGAGAGACGGAGCCCCCTCCAGGAATCTGTCTATGTCCTTCAGAGCTGCCTGGGCCCCTTGCTTAGACTGGAACTTTTCCACCAGCTGCTGGGCCAACAAGTAGGCCCCGTCGTCACACCAACTCTGGGCCTATGGTGGGGACGAGACAATGTCACGCACACTGACCAACCATAAACGGATATACGTTAGCACTTGACAGAGAATAAAGGTAACCAAAAATATTTTAGTGCTTGGTCTTGTGCCAGCACTTCATCTACGCAGATCAACAGCTAAAtactcaaatcaaatggtatttgtcacatacacgtgcttagcagatgttattgcgggtgtaacgaaatgcttgtttgtgtgtgtgtgtgctcacctaGGTGTATTAGTGTAAATAAATGTGTGTGTCCTCTACCTGATCCAAGCGTAGCAGCAGCTGATAGGCctgggagaggtgtgtgtgtttggccctCAGAGCCTTACTGAGCGTGTCACAGCGGTGACGTAGCTCGTTGCAGCGCTGCACGATCAGGGCCATGGCGTAGTGGTGACAGGCTGCCAGCTGGTGACCGTGGAGGATGATGGTCTGGGCACGAGCCATCTCCTCCTAGCAACACCCAGGACACCACAGTCAGTTACATACAATAACATGCAGGAGgtctacacacatacagtatcacCATAGCAAATACAATTCAATCGTAGCTCCACAACCAATGCTGTTACCAAAAGCACGTGAGACCCAGAGAAGACGATCTCTGCCAACCACCATTTGTAGGTCAGGTCCTGAGGCTTAAGTATACACTAAGTGTAGTCCTGGTCCGTTGATCTGATGAGGGAGTGTGTAAAAGGTAAATACTGACCTGTGCGTGAGCCTCCAGGCTGTCCAGGTCCCtgagtgtctgttctgtctgagTCAGCGTCTCCCCTGACAACGACACCTCCCTCTCCTGGGTCGCCAGACGCTCCAGAGACAACTCCATCTGgccacaagaggagagagagactttagTTCCACACATATGCACGTCCCAACTTCAAAACACCTCATCCAATATCCAATTGAGCTGTACACCCTATGGGTATCGCCAAGAGTTGACTTTCGGGCATAGGCCAATTAATCATCAATCCATCCATGCCGTAAACGGTCGGTCTCACCTCCTGGAAGCTGTGTTCGTATCTGAGCAgctggaggtactgttggagctTCAGATGATGCTTCTCAAAGAAGCCGTCAAAGGCTGACTCCATGTCCCTCAGCTGGGCTAGTAGCCTGAAGACCAGCGAGAGAGAGGTTGTAATAGATGGCCACTCTATAACATTTAGGCAGACGGTAGTATGATTATCCCTCTGAGGTTATATACCTCTGCACAGTCTCCCAGTCCAGCCTGATATCCCATAGTgaatcctcctctctcccagagGCCTCCAGGCTAGCCAGCAGGTGACAACCCTCCTTTGATACAGACCATATCGCCTCCTGTACAAGACAGACAAGAAAAATGGCTATAAAACATCAGTGGGTCAATGTAGACTAGATTTCAGTTAGTCTGCCGCTGATACGAGACTGTCACACATTATCATAGAGCCTAGCATAAAAGGTGTGTGAAACGGAGTGCTGCAGTTATACCTTGAGTTTCCTGTACTTGTCAGTGTGGGTTGAGAGGAGGTGTACGATGCCGGTGCCCTCATCTGGCAGCTTTGTCTCTGCCAGCTCTGTGCCAAACGCCTGCAGCATCTGAGCTATGTCCTTAACTGTCACCGCAAAGCTCTCTATGGCCTGGAGGGGAGCCAGAGAGCACACAACACAGGGACGTCATCACAGTGTTTCTACATTTATACTCTGACGTCATCACTCAGAACGGTGCAGACATACAGGCCAAGTTTGAATGTGTCTCGCCACATCCGACATGTTGTAATATTTGTGCTGGGGTTCTGAGTGGCTGCATGGTTGATGGTATGTAAGTGTAAAGTATGTACTGTTCTCAGGACGATCCAGTCACTGTGGCAGTAATCCAGAGTTCCACCAAACTCAGAGGTCAGTTGGTTTTCATCAATGTATCTCAGTAGGTCTGTCACAGAGCTCAGCATCACCACCTAATAGAGGAGAGATATAACAATGGACACATTATTGACTGCGTTTAGTACTATGTACATGTGTGGTGAAGTGTTGGATTTGGTAAATGATCTGCCTTACTGGCATCTTGAGCATGAAGTCCTCCTGGCTGAAGCGGAAGCCCAGGTCTGTGACGGTGCGCTGGAAGAAGCTGGTGGGTCTCAGCACCAGCACCAGGTGGAGGTTCCCAGGGAAGGAGGCCTGgaaacaggggaggagagagacaccgTCACTGATGGACAGTGAGCCCTGACAAACCCTGAACCATGCCTTTTACCCAAAACCAGGCCAATCTGTTCACTATGAAAGGAAGGGACTTCTGGATGCATAGCCTTCATCTGTTCACCCTGAATGGGCATATTGACAGCACTAACAAGCAATCAGGCTCAGGCAGACAAAGCCTCTCAATCTGACCCACTGTCAATTAAAGGAGGAAAGCTGGACCTATCCAGCCTATCACAGGTGTATTGAAGTTGTAGTCAATAGAAAATGGCTTCACTAACCAAGAATAGACAGTAGGTAGGCTGAATTCTGTTTAGGGATGAGGCTTTGATTGAACTTCAGAGCGATTTTCAGCAGCAGACATCACACGTAAAGCATTTAGGATGACAATCTTATCAGCTCAATTTGAAAAATAATTCTCACACCAATTTTATCACATGACTGTGGTGATGCAGGTCTAGCCTTACTAACATATGGGTTTGGTATCATTCAAGATGCCAGCTGTTAAAACTTAAATATGCATAGGACATCGACATAAAACAGTGGGAAATGTTGATTATTCCATAAAGAGCTCTGATATTAATTTGACGTCGCCATCTAAATCTAGCTTTAGGCTACTTCAAACATGGACATTGCCCTTCAAGCTCAACATGCTAAATATTGCAGTCGGATTTGTATTCACATAAGCAAGCCATCGTTCTCTGTCTTGCTGCATCAATTGCATGACTAGGCTAAAATCAGGCTCTGCACCGCAGTGCTATGCTTAAGCTGCAGCCAGTGAGCGATGCCGCATTCACCCTGCCCACCCAAACTTGACCACAACTCTTATCAATAAATCAAACTATTTAAAAAGCGCGTTACCGGGCTCTTCCGTATCCTGGTCAATCCTCGGCGCTGGTAACTCACAGCCATTGTGTTTACAGCCATTTATACGATCATGCTATCACTCTAAATCTCGCCGTCCCGAAGCTTACAAATCGGTGCCAATGTAGACTACTGGTTCCATTTACTGCGACAATGAGGGTGGCAGCGCTGTCTGCAATCTCCTCCTCTCATCGTGCGCCGAAATATAGCGTCATCAGGTAATATCCACGTAATTGAGTGCTGGCTAATGCATCTTAATTCCCTTGCCACGGTACTCAAGTTTCATACAGTGAGTACAGAACATTTTCTTTGAAAACTATGCATGAGCAATAATAAACTGTGACAAAGCAACTGCAGTATTTGACAGATATAGTCACGACGAAGTATTTTAATGAACTAAAGACCGAGAGACGAGACCATCACAAAACAGCAGGAACTGAGCGCTGGgcaattcagcaccatggacagctccccACTCTGACGTCCAGTCTGTCTAGTGCTGAAATTCTGAActggatttttgtttttttgccaCAGCAGCAAATCATATGTTCAAGACTATAACTCGCTCACCGCAATTCTGGCAAGTGCTGTTTTGATTGAGGTCCAAGTATCCAGTCTCCTGTCTAAAATGATGATGAATTTTACACCTGGTTGTCGTGCTCTGCAAACACAAGCAAAAAAAGTATTTGAACACATGTACTTTTCATTGAGCAAATATATACTTTTACTAGTCAAATATAATATGCCAAATTGATTTGACAACTAACTGCAGCCAAAGACAAATTATATTTTTTGGTGTAGTAAGAACGCCTGCAGAGTGAATACATTAGATCTGTTTACAG from Salvelinus fontinalis isolate EN_2023a chromosome 29, ASM2944872v1, whole genome shotgun sequence encodes:
- the LOC129827690 gene encoding proto-oncogene DBL-like, which gives rise to MAVNTMAVSYQRRGLTRIRKSPASFPGNLHLVLVLRPTSFFQRTVTDLGFRFSQEDFMLKMPVVMLSSVTDLLRYIDENQLTSEFGGTLDYCHSDWIVLRTAIESFAVTVKDIAQMLQAFGTELAETKLPDEGTGIVHLLSTHTDKYRKLKEAIWSVSKEGCHLLASLEASGREEDSLWDIRLDWETVQRLLAQLRDMESAFDGFFEKHHLKLQQYLQLLRYEHSFQEMELSLERLATQEREVSLSGETLTQTEQTLRDLDSLEAHAQEEMARAQTIILHGHQLAACHHYAMALIVQRCNELRHRCDTLSKALRAKHTHLSQAYQLLLRLDQAQSWCDDGAYLLAQQLVEKFQSKQGAQAALKDIDRFLEGAPSLLSSGPDLLAVEFESVLTPERQVQIGKTFEKHTAVQEMIHNRQVCLRKLADKHVRPIQLVAPRPENPPRSKSPLFSPKHGVDGLKFSFDLSLPGKRTSRKSPGSRKIEVMHDYEENRSSLLASLEGEDSPDLLKRHVMRELIETERVYVEELLSVLLGYRGEMENPGLSGLLPPILQSKKDILFGNMPEIYNFHSRVFLQDLEGCLETPEGVGACFLERKENFQVYECYCQNKSRSESLWRQFSDCAFFQECQKKLEHKLGLDSYLLKPVQRLTKYQLLLKELLKYSPGGCEGTSELQGALAAMLDLLKSVNDSMHQIAITGYQGELSDLGRVLMQGSFSVWISHKKGPTRMKELARFKPMQRHLFLYERALLFCKRREEHGEGADKTPSYSFKHCLKMSAVGITENVKGDVKKFEIWYSGREEVYLVQAPTAEVKMAWLNDLRRILTNQQKLLKDEHCVNNQMPDHIQLSPPLSESKQQRASISSEDTESGRSSPDPQFHSPQHRRNRRSWPGAPHSVDICEGLEEWGGGEDPSQPSDTEEEDAAQLAPGRYKALAECSRYGPDDLTIKRGDVIQLQHEDSEGHWLVKNLSRRQEGIIPVPNLHMILGNGSRGQSTRLGDPWNLKARKLSSP